Sequence from the Vanessa tameamea isolate UH-Manoa-2023 chromosome 4, ilVanTame1 primary haplotype, whole genome shotgun sequence genome:
attaaaggagAAAAAAAGGCTAAGAAAAAAGATAATACCCTTGATAATCTATTAGCAGCTAAATTAAATGCTTTAGGTGGTGAGAAAGGAATGGACATTGCAAAGTTGCTTGAATCAGATGACAGTTCTTCAGATGAAGAAACcaagaagaagaaaaagaaaaagaagaagaatAAGAAACAGAAATCTAGAAAGGGTCATGACGAGAGTGATGATGAATTATCGCAAAAAGGTAAAAAGTTACGAGAAAGCAAAAGCTACCATAGAAGTAGTGATAACAGTGATAAGGAATGTAGTTCTAAAGTCAAAAAGCGTCAGTACAGTTCTAGATATGAAAACAGTAATAAATCATcttcattaaaaagaaaaagctCAGACAGTAGCAGTGATGAAggtaattcatataaaaaaaacaggaaGGATTTCTCTCCTAAACGATACTGGGATactgaaaaacaaaatttatctcATGAGTCTTGCAAtgatagaaaatatttgaataaggattataaaaagtatgattATGATAACAAGCAAAGTAAAATTCGCGATAAAGATCTTAGGGACAAGcaagagataaaaaaaactgGCCTTAGTCAAGAAGAAAAAGCAGCAAGGTTGGCATCAATGATTGCAGCGGGGGCGGAGAGGGAAGTTCAGCGAGGCCGTCGTGTGGCAGAACAGCGAGCAGAAAATGCAGCGCCGGAGAAATCAATACCACGCCATTCATCGCGTAACGAAGCGCGGGTCTTACCTGACTCTCTCGAAAGCAGGATTCATTCCAACAGACATTACATTCAACGTAACCAACGACACATGAACGAGCATTTTGCTAGAAGATAGCcaaggattaaattaaaaaccttataatttttgtttaatttttcaatcATACATTTTAgcactatttaatataatattgagataaataaatgaatacacaAATGCTATTTAATTAAGAGTAAACTAAAATTCAAAATCCTATACAAAGTTCATTggtattaattacttaaatttaattcatcgcTTTGCGTCTAACATTTTAGTTCAACGTTTAGTTTGTTCTTCTGGAAAGACATCGTATTTTCAGTCGAGTGGTATCTTCTCCCTGACGATCTATAAgaaaaaggtttatatttataacacaatagATTTATCCTAATTATAGTTTGAGTGAGAATTgaggttaataaataaatgttcgagtaataaattaattgattgtaAGTGAAACGCGTATTGCAGTGAAGGTAACTTCCGGTTCGCCATGAAGTCAGGGGGTACCTCTGCGCACATCCCGGCGTATATAGGGTCAGTGTCCCAGGGCCCGCGCTCGGGTAGCGGCAGCGCGCGACGGCGCAGCTCTGCCACGAGTTCGCTCACATCCATGATGGGGATTGGGTCGAGCGCGCGCGCCTTACCCGCCAGGTACTCGACGTAGTGCATCCTGTAAGAACATACTTCATAAACACACCTCAGCAAGGCCCCGTTTGTAGAGGCCGTCGAGTGAGCCGTAGGGCCGTGGTGGAGGGCGTAATGCGGCTCGACGTACTAGCGTTTCTAAGTCGTCCACTCCAAGGATCGGCAGCGGGTCGACTCTTCGGCCTCGCACCAGTCGGCTCAAGTACTCCAAGTAATGGTTCCTGCAAAAACACGCCGCACTGACCACCGCCCGATTCCTTTTGCACCTCTGGTTTGCCGCAGTCGAGGAATAAAACTATTTGACGGGCCAATGGGAAAATACGAGTATTCCATTTATCTTTtcctaataataattgtactattCTCGTATCTATTACCAAGTACTTACTTGCAAAGTCCTGCCTGTTTTGGTTGTACTTCACTGCCACAGGTAGTATCTACAAGACCAGTGGGCGTTTCTCGTTGTAACTGTATTGGACATCGATTATTGCTACCCTCTGCTGCTTCCGTTTCATAGGACACATTATTCAtctaaaaaatgataaattttctCAAAAACTACACAATACTggattttaaaatctttttatagCCTTGAGAgttgagatggcccagcgggTAAGAGACTTAGCAGATTATTGCAAGTTCAAGCATTACTAAATTTGCATTTTGTTTATACTTCATTTCATGCTTGGCAGTCAAAAATACCATACCACCATAACCGTGAGGCTATTTGCTCGTGTGAGATGATCATCTGTCAACCCGCATAGCCCTCTAAGCTTCAAACTTTTAGGACAGGAGCTTCAGCTCAAAAGGGGGCATTTAAGGCTGTTTCTCTACTACTTGCCAGGCACAGCCTGGCACACAGCCTCttacgataaaaaaattggaaattgGCAGAAAATGGAAAAGTGAAATGGCACTCATCACGAGATCTCCGAAACTTTGggtgattttgatttgaatttgaaatttatcaTAGTTACTTCTTTCATGACCTAGACGCTTaataagaaaggatttttagatatttcaacTTCAAAGGGTGAAATGGCAGTGCTGAATTAGTATGAATTTTTCTCCTTTAAAATCGGGGCGGCcagctgttaatttatttattattaattacgataTACATAGGCTCTATTATACTTACTTGTAAAAGTGTCTGAAGTTCATGAGGTTCTTTATCgcgtaaataaaaaagacaGTTGCGCGGATGGTGTGCATGCAAGCCTAGTCGGGCGCAGTACTCGCTGAGCCCGCAACGCGCCCCCATCGTGAATGGCTTGCCGCACCCGTAGCAGAACTCATACTTGCATTGTGTACAAGTAAAATGCATGCAGCCGCctctagaaaatattattattcgttgATATCGATGATAGGATGATCCTCAATAAAAGTTAACCCTCACTTACCTGGATAAGGAATATTTAAAGTGACATCTCGGGCATTCCAGTCCGTTCTCTCGTAGATGTTGTTGGACCGCTGCTATTGATTTCTCTGGATCGTTGTCTTCAAGCCATGCCACGTATTGCTCGCACGTTATACCGTCATGATTTACAGTCcactgttaaataataatcaaaaaaatatcaaagtagAGTTATTAAAATACCGAGCAGAACCTATAAAATTTGCGTCGTTAAATAATATGACATCCACTTTAGAATCCTAAAGCGTCGTCCCAGTAATCGATAAAAAGAAACTGATACAGACTGAGGGAATGTTTCCTTGAACTGAAGTATATGGATACTAGATGGATATGAAACATGAACATGATTTGCCATAGTAATTAGTTTGGAttatacttgaaaaaaatatgaggaAACTTTTTGCAATTAAGTAAGATTTTGCAACATTTTATCTCTATTCCAAGTAAACAGTGGTtacttaaaaatgaaattataaactcATGTGCAATACAACTATTCCTTTTGAAGTGTAACTATGTTCTGAATGACAGGCCAAAGTGTGATATGCTACAGGTGTAAAGCCCAAAGAACCTTTGAAGTATGCAGGAAAAGCGATTCTATTAGGCTGGTAGGTCAGCACCTGGCGCCAATGATAAAAATACACATCGGTCGTGTACACAGTCATTTAATGCATCGGTCCAACGTGTACTAGGCCCTTAACTCATTAGTCTAGCATGACGGTATAATGGCTTTATATTTACCCAACGTGCGCTAAACACACTGGTTTAGTAAGTATCTTGAggactaaatttaatttaaacgtgcCAGTTTTATGTTCAAAAATAGAGAAGAGTGCATGATTTATCTCTAGACTTGCATATTGATGGTATTTTtccatttaaagtaaattaacataCCTGTTTTCTACAACTTGAGCAAGTAATGGATTTGCACTCAGGACAGCGTAACTTCTTTTGTTTTGGATGTACGAAAAATCCTGAAGAGCATTCGACACACCATTTAAAATTAGGATCCTTTGCGAGAGTTCTATCACGTAACTGAAACAGTTTTAAAAACTTAGCAGTTTTTTTGCATGTGTTGTGGGTAGTAGTGAAGAACTTCtttagatacattttatttcagacaataatgaaaattgtataGCAAAATAGTGGATACTGCTTTAAGGAAGTTTATCGTATAAGAATTGAGATATTAGAAATAAGAATGCATTTagaaaaactgattaatatattgttacctTTCTTTGAAAAAGTTCATGTACTTCGATTTCCAACAacgtttttagtaatatatccATATGCGCAAAATAGTCAAGCCAATCATCTTCTGAGAGGTTTTCTAATTCCGGTTCTTTACAATAGGGACAAACACAGTCTACAATACTGCGTTCCGTTATTTGTACTGTAAAGTAATGGCGAGCACATTCTTGACAACACCTGTGTGTACAACGTAACATAGATACCAtctgcaatttatattttaatataaatatcatatgagTTGTATGATATACAATTGATGtgtgattgattattacctCATGTTCTGGAAACTTGGAAGCACAAAGTTCACAGTCTTGGTGTAAGTACGCAAGAGCTGATGAAAGATCTGTACATTCTAAAGCAGCCAAAAGAGCAGCAGGAGGATCTGTTCCTTGTGAAATCAAGTCTACTGCGAGCTGCGCCTGTTCCCAAGTTTCTGTCGCGCCTTCTGCTAATAGCATTCGTGCTTGCCTCTACGGATAACGACgacttattagaaatatatcgaATTTAACATtgcgtaatttaattaaaaaaaaataataatacctctGGTGAGCCTTCAGGTACTCGAACATTAGCTAAGTCAATTAATTGGCCTGAAATATGTCGCAGGGTTACCGGCTGTATTTGCGAAACAGGTGTTGGGACCGATTCCTCcacattgtttaaattaatttggaaaTCTTGATCTTCTGGGTCACTTTCGGTCCATTCATCTTCTGTACGACATGTTTCTCGGAAATAAACGTTCTTATTTTTTGATAACGTCGCATCTTGACCTTGTATAGCTGGCTGAGTTGGAGGCGGAGGAGCTGGACTCTTTTTTGACATTGTAGAAGTTGAA
This genomic interval carries:
- the LOC113394396 gene encoding pre-mRNA-splicing factor CWC25 homolog, whose protein sequence is MGGGDLNTKKTWHPSTMKNQERVWKAEQAAAEEKKRIIVLERERAQERDREELNALAKQNVPSSSESNDNRLRWMYDKPDKKVQDEDYLLGKAIDRNFDQAGKSDQNEIPAVSRRVVGSSMITTAGDVQVDLARKLREDPLLLVKERERAARAALLNNPVQRRKLTELLRKEQEQKNLIKGEKKAKKKDNTLDNLLAAKLNALGGEKGMDIAKLLESDDSSSDEETKKKKKKKKKNKKQKSRKGHDESDDELSQKGKKLRESKSYHRSSDNSDKECSSKVKKRQYSSRYENSNKSSSLKRKSSDSSSDEGNSYKKNRKDFSPKRYWDTEKQNLSHESCNDRKYLNKDYKKYDYDNKQSKIRDKDLRDKQEIKKTGLSQEEKAARLASMIAAGAEREVQRGRRVAEQRAENAAPEKSIPRHSSRNEARVLPDSLESRIHSNRHYIQRNQRHMNEHFARR